Genomic window (Spirosoma sp. KCTC 42546):
CAGCAGCGCTTGGTCAGGCTTTGTTTTGGGATCCAATTCTATCGGGCGATAAAGATGTAGCCTGTGCTACCTGCCATCACCCTACTAATGCGTATACCGATGGATTGGACCTTTCATTGGGTGCTCATGCTGTTGGTTATGGCCAAAACCGCCGATTCCTGAAACCGAACGACGTAGTACTCACCAAACGAAATTCGCCGACCCTCCTTAATGCGGCCTTCAACGGCATGGATGGCAACGGAAACTATGTGTCGTTGACCGCGCCAATGTTCTGGGATTCACGCGCCCAAAGCCTCGAAAACCAAGTAATCGGTCCGCTGACAACATTTGAGGAAATGCGTGGTCATGCGTATTCCGAAGCCGTTACCTTAGACAGTATAGTAGCCCGGCTGGCCAAAATAACTGAGTACAAACAACTGTTTCAGGCTGCCTTTGGCAATAGCCAGGCCATTACGGCGGCCAATATTGGCAAGGCCATTGCAACCTTCGAGCGTACCCTGACTGCTATGAATTCACCCTACGACCGCTACAAAAAGGGCGATAAAACGGCGCTCACAGACCAGGAAATTCAGGGTATGCGGCTCTTCAACGATGAGGGTTGCCCTATTTGTCATTCAGGACCCATGTTTTCCGACTACCAATTGCATGTAATGTCGGTGCCCGATAACAGCCAACTGACCAGTTCCGACGCTGGAGCGGGAGGTACTTATGCCTTCAGGACTCCCTCATTGCGAAACGTTGGGCTAACGGCTCCCTACATGCACAACGGCTTTTTTCAGAGTCTGAAACAGGTAATGAAGTTTTATGATGATATCGGCGAGCCTATTTCCCAAAACCCTCACGTGCCTGTACAGCGCTTAGACACCAAAATACAGCGAATTGCTCTTGGTGACAGGGAGCAGGAGCAAGTTATTGCGTTTCTGAATGCCTTAACCGACTCCGGTTTTGATAAAACTATCCCGGCTCGTGTTCCTAGTGGCCTCAACCCAGGTGGCAACATTCGCTAGATGGCAACTGTCCGGCATTTTCAGTCTATCTTTCGCCGGTCAGAGGCCGGATAAGACTGCGACATAGTCCGAGACCATGCTGAACTGGTAGTTGCCCAACCTACTTCTTCGCCTTCGGATGCGCTTGATCGTAGGTTTTCTTAAGCTGTTCGAGACTGGTGTGGGTATAAATCTGGGTTGCTGCCAGGCTGCTGTGGCCTAGTAAATCTTTGATGGCATTAAGGTCGGCACCCCGGTTGAGCAGATGCGTGGCAAAGGAATGGCGCAGTACGTGCGGGCTTTTCTTTTCGAGTGTTGTAACAAGGGCTAAATTGCGTTTCACAATCCGCTGAATCAGTACCGGATAGGCGGGAACGCCTTTGTCGCTTACGATTAAAATCGTTGAGTCGGCCTGGCCCGAAAATTCCTTTTCTTTTAGCTGGCTGTATTGCTGCACCAACTCGAACAAGGGTTGTGTTAAGGGAATGATCCGGTGTTTGTTGCGTTTCCCCAACACCATAATGGTTTTGTCATAGAGGTTCACATCGGCAGTTTTCAGGCCGGTTAGTTCGCTCAATCGGATCCCGGTGCCGTAGAGCAATTCGAGTACTAACTTGTCGCGGATACCCTCGAACGTATCCGGAAACTCGATGTCGTTGAGCAGCATGTCCATGGGCTTCTCTTCCACATACTGCGGCAAGCGCTTGCTCGCTTTCAGCGCCTGAATTTTCGCCATTGGATCGAGGTTGATTACGTTCCGGCGCATCAGAAAACTATAGAAACTCCGCAGCGTGGCAATCTTCCGGTTCACCGATGACTTATCCATATCAGCCTCTACCAAACTCACAATCCACGACCGAATATGCCGAAAATCAGCCCGCTCCGGTTGGTCGACATTGCATTCCGTTGCCAGAAACAGCGTAAACTGCTCCAGGTCATTGGCATAAGCCGTGAGTGTATGATGACTCAGTCGTTTTTCGTATCGAATGTGCTGAAGGAAATCTGAACCGGGATTTTTTTGATTCATTTGATTGCTCTGATTATCTAACCGTGCGGGCGGCTCTGCCGAGGAATTTCTGATTCTACTTGTCAAATCTAATTATACCAATCTTTTAAATCATATAATCCGGGTTCTGACAAAGAATCATGTCAATCAGTTAAATCACAAAAATCCCGCCGGGCCGGTCAAAAAAAAGCAGCAAACATCCCTGCTTGCTGCTTCTATGCCTTGGTTGGCGATTGGGTATCGTTGACTGCGCATTCAACGACCCACTTAGGCCAACTGCGCACCACCGGCGGATGAAATCCTATTGCTCGGTGTGGTTGCCGTACATTCTCTCTTTGTACGTGGCCTTAATGATCTCTGTGCGACGCTTTACCGACGGTTTTTGGAAAGCCGTCCGCGACCGCAACTGCCGTAACACACCCGTCTTTTCGAACTTCTTTTTGAAGCGTTTCAGGGCCTTGTCAATCGACTCGTTGTCTTTTACGTTAATGATAAGCATTGTTAATATTGTGTTTTAGCTAAAACCGGGTCGCAAAGGTAATAGATTTGCAACTATGAAACAAGCCATAATTGACTTAGGAACCAATACATTTCATCTGCTCATTGCCGAAACAGACGGCAACATGCCCATGATCCTGTTCCGCGAAAGCATACCCGCTAGAATTGGTCAGGCGGGTATCAATCAGGGAATTATCACCGAAGAAGGCATTGAACGCGCATTGGGCGTACTGACGTACTTCCGCCAGGTGCTCGACCAACATGCCATTGACCCGGAGCAGGTTCTGGCCATTGGCACCAGCGCCATTCGGGTGGCGCGGAATCAACAGGAATTTATAGACCATGTTCGGCAGGCAACAGGCATTCCAATCCGGGTTATTTCGGGCGACCAGGAGGCCTTGTACATTTATCAGGGTATTCGGGCGACTGGCGCGCTGGATGAGGCCACAGCCCTGGTTATGGATATTGGCGGTGGCAGCGTTGAATTCATTCTGGGTAATCGGTCACGGGTTTTCTGGAAACAGAGCTTTGAAATCGGGGGGCAACGGCTCCGTGAACGATTCATGACTACAGACCCTATCAACTCCGGCAGTATCCGTCGGCTGCACGATTATTTTCAGGAACAACTTTTGCCTCTGGCCAACGCCATTCACCAATACCAACCCGCTGTACTGGTTGGCTCGTCGGGTTCGTTTGATACCCTGGTCGATATGTGGTATATGCACGAACAAAATCACCTACCCGACCCGAATCAGGCCACGTTTACCTTACCCATCGAAGAATTCTACCGCGCCTATGAACTACTCATCACGAAAAATCACGCAGAACGTATGCAACTCCCAGGCATGATTGAGCTGAGGGTCGATATGATTGTCGTAGCCGTTTGCCTAATTGACTATGTTCTGAAAACATACGGTATTTCACAAATCAGAACCTCGATCTACTCATTAAAGGAGGGCGTACTAGCGTCGTTAAATGAGTAATGGATAATGGACAATGTATAATGGAACGTAGCAGGTAAGTTTTACTACTATAGAGCTTTTTAAAGTCAATGCGCATTCTCTCTGGTTCACTCGGGCCACCCCCTTATACATTTTACATTATACATTATTCATTTAACCGTCGATGAAAGCCGAAACCAACGACCGATCCTCTTACCGAAACCTTATCTTCACCGCGTTACTCATTGCGTTCGTAGGCGTAGCCTTTGCCTTTCCGGGGCTATTTCTGAGTATCGGTGATTTTCAGTTAAAGAAACTTATTGTCCCGCTACTGCAAATCATTATGCTGGGCATGGGCACAACGATGTCCATCAAAGATTTCGAAGGCGTTATTCAACAGCCCCGCGCGGTGTTTATCGGTGTAGCCTGTCACTTTCTGATCATGCCACTGCTAGGCTACACGCTGGCGAATACCTTCTCATTCCCGCCCGAAATTGCGGCAGGCGTCGTGTTAATTGGCTGCTCGCCCAGTGGATTAGCCTCGAACGTGATGTGTTTCATTGCTAAAGCCAATGTGCCACTGTCCATCACAGTCACGACCCTGTCAACCCTGCTGGCACCGTTTCTGATGCCTGCACTGATGAAACTGCTGGCCGGTCAATTCATCGAGATTTCGTTCCTGAAAATGATGGTCGAGATTATGCAGATCGTAATCGCCCCTGTGATTGTTGGATTGATTTTAAATCGGATTTTCCGAAAATCGGCGGTGATGCTGAATCGCGTTATGCCGCTAATGTCCATGGGCGGCATTATTCTTATCGTCGCTATTATAGCAGCCGCCGGGCGCGACAGTCTGCTAACAGTTGGCTGGACCCTGGCTTTATGTGTGCTGATTCATAACCTCTCCGGCTTTACGCTGGGCTATTGGTCGGCTAAGTTATTTGGTATGGATGAGCAAAGCTGCCGGACCATAGCCATTGAAGTAGGTCTCCAAAATGGCGGATTAGCGTCAGGCATTGCCGTACAAATGGGTAAAGTGGCTACGGTGGGGCTCGCTCCTGCTCTCTTTGGACCCATCATGAACACCAACGGTTCCTTACTGGCCACCTACTGGAGCCAACGCCCGGTAAAAGAAGAAGCTAGCGAATTCATACATATCGAATAGAAGTAGCCAGGATAATCATGATAGCTTCGTAACAAGCCCCTCAAGCCCAAAGTCGAAACCTCTTTCAAACATGTGTGTATGTCTATTAATTTAGAATACTTCAGAAAGAAAACTAAAGACTAAAGAATTGCCCCATAAATAGAATATATGCTTGAATTATCAGGAGATGGAGTTTTACCGCCAGGTCGCCACCGTTGTCAAGTAGATGACTTTTTTAATTTGTTCGTAAAAGCATTTAGCACTAATGCTCATCGACAACGACTTTTTCGGGAATGGGAATCTTATAACGACCGTTTATGTGCTAGGGTGGGCCTCACGGGATTAACACAATGGATTGACGGCAGTTTTGTTACTAATAAACCATTTCCCAACGATATTGATTTTGTCACATTTATTCCTCATTATCTCTATGAACCGTTTGAAGATGGACTGATTGAGTTTTATAGCACAATTTCACTTCATGATAATGGTTTAGATGCATATATATGCCCCATTTATCCAGCCGAACACCCTAGTTATCAGCTAACTCGACAGTATAGAGCGGCATGGCAAAAACGATTTAAAAAGAATAAAGACACTTCTGGTGAGAAAGGCTTTTTAGAGTTAATATTGTAATATGGCACGACCCAAATCAACAGAACAGCAGATAAATGATGTACTAGAGTTACTGGCGGATACGAATCGTATGCTCAAAAAGCTATCGCCGGAGACGAATCGACTTATGTATATTCAAGAACAACGTTTGAAGGGCCAATATCAACAGCAGCTTATAGCCCTGTTGGATGAATACCCTTCTACCCTGGTTGTATCAAGGAAGCGTCCAGCATCGTAATGCATATGCCTGCCAACCTAGTGACAGGCTATTTTTTTGATTGCAAAAGTTGCATATACAACTTTACTTTTTAACCTTTACACAATGGACACGGAAGCCTATTGTATTGCAGGTCGTTTGCGGATGTTGGCGCGGATCATGACCGGGCGATATAACGACGCCTTCACGCAGGAGGGCGTTACATTCGCGCAGGCAGGTCTGCTGATGCACATCTTTGCGCTACCGGGCGTTCGGCAATCCGAGTTATCGAAACGGTTGCAAATCGAGAAATCAGCGATGAGCCGGGATGTTCAGCTTCTGCAAAAAAATGGCTGGCTAACCGATAACCTTCGAAACGGCCTATTTCTTACCGAAGAAGGCCACCTATTGGCCAAACGATGCCATAAAATCTGGAAATCGCTCAACCAGCATGTTTGGGAAGAACTTGGCCCCAATGCCGTTGAGGGGCTTTCTACATTATCGGATAAACTATTAAAATAAGTAAACACAGAGCCACGGAGACTATAACACAGAGAACACAGGGTTTTAAATTCTTTTCTTATGCTCTCTGTGCTTTATTCTCTGTCTCTCTGTGTTTAATAAATCCTACCTACTATGACAACAGAACTCTTATCCCAACTCTGGCAAATGAGCCAGGCCGCTTCACAGGGGCCGATTCGTAAGCTGACAGCCGACAATTACCGCAACCGGTTAACGCCAGAAACCGCTTCGGCAGGCTTTATTGCCCTGCATACGGCCGAATCAATGCACCGGATGGCCAGCTTACTTTTTGGACACGAAATCAGCATTCCGCTTCAGGCCACTGGTGGTGTTTCGGACGAAGGTAAACCTCTTGACTTAGCGTCGATTCAGCAACTGGTAAGCGATAGTTTCGCCATGGTTGCCCATCATATTCAACAGACCAGCGATGACCAATGGGCCGAAATTATTCCCTCTCCTTTTGGCGAAGTACCGCGTATGCAAGTGCTGTCTTTTCTGATGCATCATAACTCCTATCACGCTGGGCAAATTGCGCAGGCGATCAAAAAGGGGAAAGAGTTTTCTCTGGTTATATAAGGCGTTTCAACTAGCTGGCGCCTGTATTTACCCGCGCCATAAGCAGTAACAGATGAAACCAGCTTTTCTACAAACTAACCGTACCGAATCGGCTAAATCGTGGCTGTTTCGGACAGGACTGAACTGGTATCCGATGTATTTCGGAACAGGGGGCAAAATTTTGTTCTGGTCGAGCGATTGGCGAGAAGTGCATGTACGGTTGCGTCGAACTATCTGGACATACAACTACGTAGGTACCATTTTTGGCGGCAGTATGTTCTCCGCCACCGACCCGTTTTATATGGTGATGCTCCTGCGTATTCTGGGTAATCGGTACGTTGTCTGGGATAAATCGGCTAGTATCCGGTTTCGCAAACCCGGTCGACAGACACTCTAT
Coding sequences:
- a CDS encoding cytochrome-c peroxidase, with translation MRRHLFILLTLLIFFTAVIEACTKDDPNTTVSPVVSTPTQPVVVSNPITNDTAALGQALFWDPILSGDKDVACATCHHPTNAYTDGLDLSLGAHAVGYGQNRRFLKPNDVVLTKRNSPTLLNAAFNGMDGNGNYVSLTAPMFWDSRAQSLENQVIGPLTTFEEMRGHAYSEAVTLDSIVARLAKITEYKQLFQAAFGNSQAITAANIGKAIATFERTLTAMNSPYDRYKKGDKTALTDQEIQGMRLFNDEGCPICHSGPMFSDYQLHVMSVPDNSQLTSSDAGAGGTYAFRTPSLRNVGLTAPYMHNGFFQSLKQVMKFYDDIGEPISQNPHVPVQRLDTKIQRIALGDREQEQVIAFLNALTDSGFDKTIPARVPSGLNPGGNIR
- a CDS encoding tyrosine-type recombinase/integrase yields the protein MNQKNPGSDFLQHIRYEKRLSHHTLTAYANDLEQFTLFLATECNVDQPERADFRHIRSWIVSLVEADMDKSSVNRKIATLRSFYSFLMRRNVINLDPMAKIQALKASKRLPQYVEEKPMDMLLNDIEFPDTFEGIRDKLVLELLYGTGIRLSELTGLKTADVNLYDKTIMVLGKRNKHRIIPLTQPLFELVQQYSQLKEKEFSGQADSTILIVSDKGVPAYPVLIQRIVKRNLALVTTLEKKSPHVLRHSFATHLLNRGADLNAIKDLLGHSSLAATQIYTHTSLEQLKKTYDQAHPKAKK
- the rpsU gene encoding 30S ribosomal protein S21, giving the protein MLIINVKDNESIDKALKRFKKKFEKTGVLRQLRSRTAFQKPSVKRRTEIIKATYKERMYGNHTEQ
- a CDS encoding phosphatase; translated protein: MKQAIIDLGTNTFHLLIAETDGNMPMILFRESIPARIGQAGINQGIITEEGIERALGVLTYFRQVLDQHAIDPEQVLAIGTSAIRVARNQQEFIDHVRQATGIPIRVISGDQEALYIYQGIRATGALDEATALVMDIGGGSVEFILGNRSRVFWKQSFEIGGQRLRERFMTTDPINSGSIRRLHDYFQEQLLPLANAIHQYQPAVLVGSSGSFDTLVDMWYMHEQNHLPDPNQATFTLPIEEFYRAYELLITKNHAERMQLPGMIELRVDMIVVAVCLIDYVLKTYGISQIRTSIYSLKEGVLASLNE
- a CDS encoding bile acid:sodium symporter family protein, which produces MKAETNDRSSYRNLIFTALLIAFVGVAFAFPGLFLSIGDFQLKKLIVPLLQIIMLGMGTTMSIKDFEGVIQQPRAVFIGVACHFLIMPLLGYTLANTFSFPPEIAAGVVLIGCSPSGLASNVMCFIAKANVPLSITVTTLSTLLAPFLMPALMKLLAGQFIEISFLKMMVEIMQIVIAPVIVGLILNRIFRKSAVMLNRVMPLMSMGGIILIVAIIAAAGRDSLLTVGWTLALCVLIHNLSGFTLGYWSAKLFGMDEQSCRTIAIEVGLQNGGLASGIAVQMGKVATVGLAPALFGPIMNTNGSLLATYWSQRPVKEEASEFIHIE
- a CDS encoding MarR family winged helix-turn-helix transcriptional regulator; this encodes MDTEAYCIAGRLRMLARIMTGRYNDAFTQEGVTFAQAGLLMHIFALPGVRQSELSKRLQIEKSAMSRDVQLLQKNGWLTDNLRNGLFLTEEGHLLAKRCHKIWKSLNQHVWEELGPNAVEGLSTLSDKLLK
- a CDS encoding DinB family protein — its product is MTTELLSQLWQMSQAASQGPIRKLTADNYRNRLTPETASAGFIALHTAESMHRMASLLFGHEISIPLQATGGVSDEGKPLDLASIQQLVSDSFAMVAHHIQQTSDDQWAEIIPSPFGEVPRMQVLSFLMHHNSYHAGQIAQAIKKGKEFSLVI
- a CDS encoding DUF4442 domain-containing protein, with product MKPAFLQTNRTESAKSWLFRTGLNWYPMYFGTGGKILFWSSDWREVHVRLRRTIWTYNYVGTIFGGSMFSATDPFYMVMLLRILGNRYVVWDKSASIRFRKPGRQTLYARFEITDEQLATIRTEVAANGQTEHVFTIQWLDKQSVVHAELERLCYIADKQHYEQRKNDRQQSRFQR